In Ascaphus truei isolate aAscTru1 chromosome 5, aAscTru1.hap1, whole genome shotgun sequence, one genomic interval encodes:
- the SCYL2 gene encoding SCY1-like protein 2 isoform X1, which translates to MESMLNKLKSTVTKVTADVTSAVMGNPVTREFDVGKHIASGGNGLAWKIFNGTKKSTKQEVAVFVFDKKLIDKYHKFEKDQIIDSLKRGVQQLTRLRHPRLLTVQHPLEESRDCLAFCTEPVFASLANILGCWDNLPSPLPSDIKEHKLYDVETKYGFLQVSEGLSFLHSSVKMIHANLTPENLILNRSGAWKIMGFDFCNPSINPSEQETKFVCKEWDPNLPPLCLPNPEYLAPEYILSVSCDPSSDMYSLGVIVHAVYNKGKTVFEINKQDIYKSFSRQLDQLSRLNPNVLANIPEDVREHVKLLLNVTPAVRPDADQMTKIPFFDDVGAVTLQYFDSLFQRDNLQKSQFFKGLPKVLPKLPKRVVVQRILPSLTSEFVNPDMVPFVLPNVLLIAEQCTKEEYTKLILPDLGPVFRQQEPIQASNMILLIFLQKMDLLLTKTPSDEIKNSVLPMVYRALEAPSIQIQELCLNIIPTFANLIDYPSMKNSLIPRIKNACLQTSSLAVRVNSLVCLGKILEYLDKWFVIDEILPFLQQIPSREPAVLMGILGIYKCIFMHKKLGVTKEQLAGKVLPHLIPLSIDGNLNLNQFNSFMSVIKEMLAKLEAEHKTKLEQLHSMHEQQKSMDISNQLNLSAESQASKTSNQADKVFNTVGKDFLTGGNEKQENGFVPKPQGKVSLTMEEKQKLAKEQEQVQKLKNQQPLTPNSVPTVAPVKQTKDLTVTLMENMSSLNSLPTSHSKAAISGFSPVIHMPGSIGFPAPLDNISSNRNVQNGLNSNMGFHPSGCNMGVGNPNQNFFSGTGSVSMTKMTPMPTAANMQNFNSLSSPSGMLQQTQHSKPTASMSALDSLFGPQKHKVSMNQMSQPTQSPWLNQFAPQQGSPAISGPVTQTNMVGQTGFGTQSNPFLNPQSFTQPTNTMKSSISASNDLKDLFG; encoded by the exons ATGGAATCCATGCTCAATAAGCTGAAAAGCACAGTCACAAAGGTAACTGCTGATGTTACCAGTGCTGTGATGGGAAACCCTGTCACCAGGGAATTCGACGTAGGCAAACATATAGCCAGTGGTGGCAACGGGCTAGCATGGAAAATATTCAATGGCACTAAAAAATCAACCAAACAG GAAGTTGCTGTGTTTGTATTTGACAAAAAATTGATTGACAAATATCATAAATTTGAAAAAGATCAGATTATAGACTCCCTCAAGCGCGGTGTTCAGCAGTTAACGCGGCTACGACATCCCCGGTTACTAACTGTACAGCATCCACTAGAAGAATCCAG GGATTGTCTTGCGTTTTGTACAGAGCCCGTCTTTGCAAGCTTGGCCAACATCCTTGGCTGCTGGGACAATCTTCCATCTCCTCTGCCTTCTGACATTAAAGAACACAAACTTTATGATGTAGAAACTAAATATGGCTTTCTACAG GTTTCTGAAGGCTTGTCGTTTTTGCATAGCAGTGTAAAAATGATTCATGCGAACCTTACACCGGAAAACCTTATTTTAAACCGAAGTGGAGCATGGAAAATAATGGGCTTCGATTTTTGCAATCCATCAATAAATCCATCTGAGCAAGAG ACAAAGTTTGTTTGTAAGGAATGGGATCCTAACTTGCCACCATTGTGTCTGCCGAACCCAGAATATTTGGCACCTGAATACATCTTGTCAGTGAGCTGTGACCCCTCCAGCGACATGTACTCTCTCGGGGTCATTGTACACGCCGTGTATAACAAAGGGAAAACCGTCTTTGAAATTAACAAACAAGATATTTATAAAAGCTTCAGCAGACAACTGGATCAG CTAAGTCGATTAAACCCAAATGTCCTTGCAAACATCCCCGAAGACGTACGGGAACATGTAAAGCTATTATTAAATGTAACTCCTGCCGTTCGACCGGATGCAGATCAAATGACCAag ATACCATTTTTTGACGATGTTGGTGCGGTGACACTGCAATATTTTGATTCCCTTTTTCAACGAGACAATCTCCAGAAGTCACAATTTTTTAAAGGGTTACCAAAAGTTCTTCCAAAACTACCTAAG CGTGTTGTTGTGCAGCGTATATTGCCCTCGTTAACGTCCGAGTTTGTAAACCCCGACATGGTGCCATTTGTGCTGCCCAATGTTCTGCTGATTGCTGAGCAGTGCACGAAAGAAGAATACACCAAGCTTATTCTACCAGATCTGGGGCCTGTTTTCCGACAACAAGAACCTATTCAG GCTAGCAACATG attcttTTAATATTTCTGCAAAAAATGGATCTGCTTCTCACCAAGACGCCTTCAGATGAAATCAAGAATAGCGTTTTACCCATGGTGTATAGGGCTCTTGAAGCCCCTTCAATTCAGATCCAG GAGCTGTGCCTAAACATAATCCCTACATTTGCAAACCTAATAGATTATCCGTCCATGAAAAACTCTTTGATACCAAGAATTAAGAATGCTTGTCTTCAAACATCATCTCTTGCA GTGCGTGTAAATTCGTTGGTGTGCTTAGGAAAGATTCTGGAATACCTGGACAAGTGGTTTGTAATAGATGAAATATTACCCTTTCTACAACAAATTCCATCAAGGGAGCCTGCAGTCCTCATGGGAATTCTAG gtatatacaaatgtatatttATGCATAAGAAACTGGGTGTTACCAAAGAGCAACTTGCTGGAAAAGTGTTACCTCACCTAATTCCTCTTAGTATTGATGGTAACCTTAACCTCAACCAG tttaaTTCATTCATGTCTGTGATCAAAGagatgctagctaaattagagGCTGAGCATAAAACCAAACTTGAGCAACTTCATAGTATGCATGAACAGCAAAA ATCTATGGATATAAGCAATCAGTTGAATCTATCTGCAGAATCGCAAGCTAGTAAGACCAGCAACCAG GCAGACAAAGTGTTTAACACCGTTGGGAAAGATTTCCTGACGGGGGGAAATGAAAAACAAGAGAATGGATTCGTGCCGAAGCCGCAAGGAAAG GTATCGCTTACAATGGAAGAGAAGCAAAAACTTGCAAaagaacaggagcaggtacagAAGTTGAAAAATCAACAGCCACTTACTCCTAATTCCGTCCCAACAGTTGCACCGGTGAAACAG ACAAAGGATCTGACGGTAACCCTGATGGAGAACATGTCATCCTTGAACAGTCTTCCCACTAGTCACTCTAAAGCAGCCATCAGTGGGTTTTCTCCTGTCATTCACATGCCTGGCAGCATAGGATTTCCAGCACCACTTGACAACATAAGCTCAAACAGAAATGTACAAAATGGACTAAACTCAAACATGGGTTTCCACCCATCTGGGTGTAACATGGGAGTTGGGAATCCAAACCAGAATTTCTTTAGTGGCACGGGCTCTGTTAGCATGACCAAAATGACTCCCATGCCAACTGCTGCTAACATGCAAAATTTTAACTCGCTGAGCAGCCCGTCTGGAATGCTGCAGCAGACACAGCACAGCAAACCCACTGCTAGCATGTCTGCTCTGGATAGTCTTTTTGGCCCTCAGAAACACAAAGTGAGTATGAACCAAATGTCGCAGCCGACGCAAAGTCCATGGCTCAACCAATTTGCACCCCAACAAGGCTCTCCGGCCATCAGCGGGCCTGTAACGCAGACAAACATGGTGGGACAAACTGGTTTTGGCACTCAGTCCAACCCATTTTTGAACCCACAGAGCTTTACTCAGCCAACAAACACCATGAAAAGCAGCATCTCGGCTAGCAACGATTTAAAAGACCTTTTTGGCTAG
- the SCYL2 gene encoding SCY1-like protein 2 isoform X2, giving the protein MESMLNKLKSTVTKVTADVTSAVMGNPVTREFDVGKHIASGGNGLAWKIFNGTKKSTKQEVAVFVFDKKLIDKYHKFEKDQIIDSLKRGVQQLTRLRHPRLLTVQHPLEESRDCLAFCTEPVFASLANILGCWDNLPSPLPSDIKEHKLYDVETKYGFLQVSEGLSFLHSSVKMIHANLTPENLILNRSGAWKIMGFDFCNPSINPSEQETKFVCKEWDPNLPPLCLPNPEYLAPEYILSVSCDPSSDMYSLGVIVHAVYNKGKTVFEINKQDIYKSFSRQLDQLSRLNPNVLANIPEDVREHVKLLLNVTPAVRPDADQMTKIPFFDDVGAVTLQYFDSLFQRDNLQKSQFFKGLPKVLPKLPKRVVVQRILPSLTSEFVNPDMVPFVLPNVLLIAEQCTKEEYTKLILPDLGPVFRQQEPIQILLIFLQKMDLLLTKTPSDEIKNSVLPMVYRALEAPSIQIQELCLNIIPTFANLIDYPSMKNSLIPRIKNACLQTSSLAVRVNSLVCLGKILEYLDKWFVIDEILPFLQQIPSREPAVLMGILGIYKCIFMHKKLGVTKEQLAGKVLPHLIPLSIDGNLNLNQFNSFMSVIKEMLAKLEAEHKTKLEQLHSMHEQQKSMDISNQLNLSAESQASKTSNQADKVFNTVGKDFLTGGNEKQENGFVPKPQGKVSLTMEEKQKLAKEQEQVQKLKNQQPLTPNSVPTVAPVKQTKDLTVTLMENMSSLNSLPTSHSKAAISGFSPVIHMPGSIGFPAPLDNISSNRNVQNGLNSNMGFHPSGCNMGVGNPNQNFFSGTGSVSMTKMTPMPTAANMQNFNSLSSPSGMLQQTQHSKPTASMSALDSLFGPQKHKVSMNQMSQPTQSPWLNQFAPQQGSPAISGPVTQTNMVGQTGFGTQSNPFLNPQSFTQPTNTMKSSISASNDLKDLFG; this is encoded by the exons ATGGAATCCATGCTCAATAAGCTGAAAAGCACAGTCACAAAGGTAACTGCTGATGTTACCAGTGCTGTGATGGGAAACCCTGTCACCAGGGAATTCGACGTAGGCAAACATATAGCCAGTGGTGGCAACGGGCTAGCATGGAAAATATTCAATGGCACTAAAAAATCAACCAAACAG GAAGTTGCTGTGTTTGTATTTGACAAAAAATTGATTGACAAATATCATAAATTTGAAAAAGATCAGATTATAGACTCCCTCAAGCGCGGTGTTCAGCAGTTAACGCGGCTACGACATCCCCGGTTACTAACTGTACAGCATCCACTAGAAGAATCCAG GGATTGTCTTGCGTTTTGTACAGAGCCCGTCTTTGCAAGCTTGGCCAACATCCTTGGCTGCTGGGACAATCTTCCATCTCCTCTGCCTTCTGACATTAAAGAACACAAACTTTATGATGTAGAAACTAAATATGGCTTTCTACAG GTTTCTGAAGGCTTGTCGTTTTTGCATAGCAGTGTAAAAATGATTCATGCGAACCTTACACCGGAAAACCTTATTTTAAACCGAAGTGGAGCATGGAAAATAATGGGCTTCGATTTTTGCAATCCATCAATAAATCCATCTGAGCAAGAG ACAAAGTTTGTTTGTAAGGAATGGGATCCTAACTTGCCACCATTGTGTCTGCCGAACCCAGAATATTTGGCACCTGAATACATCTTGTCAGTGAGCTGTGACCCCTCCAGCGACATGTACTCTCTCGGGGTCATTGTACACGCCGTGTATAACAAAGGGAAAACCGTCTTTGAAATTAACAAACAAGATATTTATAAAAGCTTCAGCAGACAACTGGATCAG CTAAGTCGATTAAACCCAAATGTCCTTGCAAACATCCCCGAAGACGTACGGGAACATGTAAAGCTATTATTAAATGTAACTCCTGCCGTTCGACCGGATGCAGATCAAATGACCAag ATACCATTTTTTGACGATGTTGGTGCGGTGACACTGCAATATTTTGATTCCCTTTTTCAACGAGACAATCTCCAGAAGTCACAATTTTTTAAAGGGTTACCAAAAGTTCTTCCAAAACTACCTAAG CGTGTTGTTGTGCAGCGTATATTGCCCTCGTTAACGTCCGAGTTTGTAAACCCCGACATGGTGCCATTTGTGCTGCCCAATGTTCTGCTGATTGCTGAGCAGTGCACGAAAGAAGAATACACCAAGCTTATTCTACCAGATCTGGGGCCTGTTTTCCGACAACAAGAACCTATTCAG attcttTTAATATTTCTGCAAAAAATGGATCTGCTTCTCACCAAGACGCCTTCAGATGAAATCAAGAATAGCGTTTTACCCATGGTGTATAGGGCTCTTGAAGCCCCTTCAATTCAGATCCAG GAGCTGTGCCTAAACATAATCCCTACATTTGCAAACCTAATAGATTATCCGTCCATGAAAAACTCTTTGATACCAAGAATTAAGAATGCTTGTCTTCAAACATCATCTCTTGCA GTGCGTGTAAATTCGTTGGTGTGCTTAGGAAAGATTCTGGAATACCTGGACAAGTGGTTTGTAATAGATGAAATATTACCCTTTCTACAACAAATTCCATCAAGGGAGCCTGCAGTCCTCATGGGAATTCTAG gtatatacaaatgtatatttATGCATAAGAAACTGGGTGTTACCAAAGAGCAACTTGCTGGAAAAGTGTTACCTCACCTAATTCCTCTTAGTATTGATGGTAACCTTAACCTCAACCAG tttaaTTCATTCATGTCTGTGATCAAAGagatgctagctaaattagagGCTGAGCATAAAACCAAACTTGAGCAACTTCATAGTATGCATGAACAGCAAAA ATCTATGGATATAAGCAATCAGTTGAATCTATCTGCAGAATCGCAAGCTAGTAAGACCAGCAACCAG GCAGACAAAGTGTTTAACACCGTTGGGAAAGATTTCCTGACGGGGGGAAATGAAAAACAAGAGAATGGATTCGTGCCGAAGCCGCAAGGAAAG GTATCGCTTACAATGGAAGAGAAGCAAAAACTTGCAAaagaacaggagcaggtacagAAGTTGAAAAATCAACAGCCACTTACTCCTAATTCCGTCCCAACAGTTGCACCGGTGAAACAG ACAAAGGATCTGACGGTAACCCTGATGGAGAACATGTCATCCTTGAACAGTCTTCCCACTAGTCACTCTAAAGCAGCCATCAGTGGGTTTTCTCCTGTCATTCACATGCCTGGCAGCATAGGATTTCCAGCACCACTTGACAACATAAGCTCAAACAGAAATGTACAAAATGGACTAAACTCAAACATGGGTTTCCACCCATCTGGGTGTAACATGGGAGTTGGGAATCCAAACCAGAATTTCTTTAGTGGCACGGGCTCTGTTAGCATGACCAAAATGACTCCCATGCCAACTGCTGCTAACATGCAAAATTTTAACTCGCTGAGCAGCCCGTCTGGAATGCTGCAGCAGACACAGCACAGCAAACCCACTGCTAGCATGTCTGCTCTGGATAGTCTTTTTGGCCCTCAGAAACACAAAGTGAGTATGAACCAAATGTCGCAGCCGACGCAAAGTCCATGGCTCAACCAATTTGCACCCCAACAAGGCTCTCCGGCCATCAGCGGGCCTGTAACGCAGACAAACATGGTGGGACAAACTGGTTTTGGCACTCAGTCCAACCCATTTTTGAACCCACAGAGCTTTACTCAGCCAACAAACACCATGAAAAGCAGCATCTCGGCTAGCAACGATTTAAAAGACCTTTTTGGCTAG